The following proteins come from a genomic window of Gimesia chilikensis:
- a CDS encoding STAS domain-containing protein: MTNYHDDFQLEWHGNTVVIIPASNVESMSWDLIEQAADIVMAPLQEVEIPMVVFDLSDVSYFGSVFLALLLRCHKHVRSRGGELVLCGASKMASELLRITALDTLWAIYETRDEALDALMG; the protein is encoded by the coding sequence ATGACGAACTACCACGACGATTTTCAATTGGAATGGCATGGAAACACGGTTGTAATCATTCCGGCGAGCAACGTGGAATCCATGAGCTGGGACCTGATCGAACAGGCCGCTGATATCGTCATGGCACCACTGCAGGAAGTTGAAATTCCCATGGTTGTTTTTGACCTGAGTGATGTGAGTTACTTTGGCTCGGTCTTCCTGGCCCTGCTGCTGCGATGCCACAAACATGTCCGCAGTCGTGGAGGCGAACTGGTACTGTGCGGTGCCAGTAAAATGGCCAGCGAATTACTCCGCATTACGGCGTTAGACACTCTCTGGGCCATATACGAAACCAGGGACGAAGCCCTCGATGCCCTGATGGGTTAA
- a CDS encoding LOG family protein codes for MSRKYRKTRPRVSESDVLPTEHCTELYPHESIIASIKDTADKLKQDQATRGDLKILDRALKELRYAFKVFTPYRKQRKVTVFGSARTLPDDPAYQQALHFGRRMAEEKWMTVTGAGPGIMEAAHVGAGTDMSMGVNIMLPFEQEPNYVIHKDEKLVNLNYFFTRKLLFVKEVHAIVCCAGGFGTQDEAFETLTLVQTGKRDPMPIVLLEAPGGTYWSDWKTYIENNLLKHELISPEDLSLFHITDDIEDAVDEIIGFYSVYNSMRYVNGRLVLRLHVEPSNEFVEQLNIEFKDILESGIITKVDAHDLEMDDEHLVDLPRISLLFNRKNLGRLRQMIDRINSELAPAPGEEEEEEE; via the coding sequence ATGTCGAGGAAATATCGAAAAACCCGCCCCCGCGTTTCAGAGTCTGACGTACTGCCAACGGAACACTGTACCGAGCTGTATCCGCACGAATCGATTATCGCCAGTATCAAAGACACAGCCGACAAACTCAAGCAGGACCAGGCAACGCGCGGCGACCTCAAGATTCTCGACCGAGCTCTCAAAGAACTGCGCTACGCCTTCAAGGTTTTCACACCTTACCGCAAGCAGCGAAAAGTGACCGTCTTCGGTTCAGCTCGAACTCTGCCCGACGATCCCGCTTACCAGCAGGCCCTGCACTTCGGTCGCAGAATGGCGGAAGAAAAATGGATGACTGTTACCGGCGCCGGCCCGGGGATCATGGAAGCCGCCCACGTCGGTGCCGGGACCGATATGTCGATGGGCGTCAACATCATGCTTCCGTTCGAGCAGGAGCCCAATTACGTCATCCATAAAGACGAAAAACTGGTCAACCTGAATTACTTCTTCACTCGCAAGCTGCTGTTTGTGAAAGAGGTCCACGCGATTGTCTGTTGTGCGGGTGGGTTCGGCACCCAGGACGAAGCCTTCGAAACCCTGACGCTGGTTCAGACCGGCAAACGGGATCCGATGCCCATCGTCTTGCTGGAAGCGCCGGGAGGCACGTACTGGAGTGACTGGAAAACCTACATTGAAAACAATCTGCTGAAGCATGAACTGATCTCTCCGGAAGACTTGTCACTGTTTCATATCACCGATGACATCGAAGATGCCGTCGACGAGATCATCGGATTTTACAGCGTCTATAACAGTATGCGGTACGTCAACGGACGCCTGGTTCTGCGTCTGCACGTCGAGCCCAGCAATGAATTCGTGGAACAGCTCAACATTGAATTCAAAGACATTCTGGAATCAGGCATCATTACCAAGGTCGATGCCCACGATCTGGAAATGGACGACGAACACCTCGTCGACCTGCCTCGCATTTCGCTGCTGTTCAACCGCAAAAACCTGGGACGTTTACGGCAGATGATTGACCGCATCAACTCGGAACTGGCTCCCGCTCCTGGCGAAGAGGAGGAGGAAGAAGAATAG
- a CDS encoding RNA polymerase sigma factor codes for MAADIEELIQRIQQGSEPALLEFLEIHRAPLLAFINKNMSDALKSKVEANDILQEVSLNAVSTFSEFDFEKKTPFNWLCHLAERRIIDNHRKYFQVQKRAAGREIRQPAGGDGAGQGFMDLLVASMTSPSQAFSRGAREMKLLTALESLPEESREAIRLKYVEGLNSSEIADQLGKSDVAVRVLVSRAMAKLQEQLKQEDEFKSLLGG; via the coding sequence ATGGCGGCAGATATTGAAGAATTGATCCAACGGATTCAGCAAGGCAGCGAACCCGCGCTGCTGGAATTTCTCGAAATTCATCGCGCCCCTTTGCTGGCGTTCATTAACAAGAACATGAGTGATGCGCTGAAATCCAAAGTGGAAGCGAACGACATTCTGCAGGAAGTCTCGCTGAATGCCGTCTCAACATTTTCTGAATTTGATTTTGAAAAGAAAACGCCCTTCAACTGGCTCTGTCATCTTGCAGAACGCCGGATTATTGATAATCATCGCAAATACTTCCAGGTGCAGAAGCGGGCTGCTGGACGGGAGATTCGTCAGCCGGCTGGCGGTGATGGAGCAGGGCAGGGTTTTATGGATCTGCTGGTAGCCAGTATGACCAGCCCCAGCCAGGCGTTCTCTCGCGGTGCCCGGGAAATGAAACTTCTGACCGCACTGGAGTCACTTCCCGAGGAAAGTCGCGAGGCTATTCGACTCAAATATGTCGAAGGGCTCAATTCGAGTGAAATTGCTGACCAACTGGGTAAATCAGATGTCGCTGTGCGGGTGCTCGTCAGCCGTGCGATGGCGAAGCTGCAGGAGCAGCTTAAACAGGAAGATGAATTTAAAAGTCTGCTGGGAGGCTGA